The following proteins are co-located in the Nonlabens ponticola genome:
- a CDS encoding Na(+)-translocating NADH-quinone reductase subunit C produces the protein MDRNSNSYTFLFAFLMVAVVACTLAFAATNLQPAQAKNVKEEKMQNILGTVGIETTRDSAATLFNKYIVEQLALDNNGDVRTDVDAFTVDLKKELKKPVEEQAFPLYVADVEGTQYYIVPLRGKGLWDAIWGYVALKDDVNTIKGAVFDHKGETPGLGAEITQGWFKKRFDDEKIMDESGNFIGVSVAKGYQGGENKDDNAVDAIAGATITGDGVTDMISERLKNYLPYFKSKTDVKVAMQ, from the coding sequence ATGGATAGAAATTCAAACTCATATACATTTTTGTTTGCCTTTTTAATGGTGGCAGTGGTAGCATGTACGTTAGCTTTTGCAGCAACTAATTTGCAACCAGCGCAAGCAAAGAATGTAAAGGAAGAAAAGATGCAAAACATCTTGGGTACTGTTGGTATCGAGACTACTAGAGATAGCGCTGCAACTCTTTTTAATAAATATATCGTTGAACAACTAGCATTGGATAACAACGGCGATGTACGCACAGATGTGGATGCATTTACTGTGGATCTCAAGAAGGAACTTAAAAAGCCAGTTGAAGAGCAGGCATTTCCTCTATACGTAGCTGATGTTGAAGGCACTCAATACTATATTGTGCCATTAAGAGGTAAAGGTCTTTGGGATGCTATATGGGGTTATGTAGCTTTAAAGGATGACGTGAACACGATCAAGGGTGCAGTGTTTGATCATAAAGGAGAAACGCCAGGTCTAGGTGCAGAAATTACCCAAGGATGGTTCAAGAAGCGTTTTGATGATGAAAAAATCATGGATGAGTCTGGGAACTTTATAGGGGTATCTGTTGCAAAGGGTTACCAAGGCGGTGAGAACAAGGATGACAATGCCGTAGATGCTATCGCAGGTGCTACAATCACCGGTGATGGCGTGACCGACATGATTTCTGAAAGACTCAAGAATTATCTACCATACTTTAAATCAAAAACTGACGTAAAGGTTGCCATGCAGTAA
- the nqrB gene encoding NADH:ubiquinone reductase (Na(+)-transporting) subunit B: MNWVRAKLDQARKPFEPGEKYEKFAPAINAFDTFLFTPNHTTKKGAHIRDVVDLKRTMITVVLALIPALLFGMWNTGAQYLYQERGLASVMDVPFWDAFIEGAILVMPLIIVSYVVGLTIEFIFAIYRGHEVNEGYLVTGLLIPMIFPVDIPLWMLALSVAFAVLIGKEAFGGTGMNILNPALTARAFAFFAYPLYMSGNAIWVHEGSTDAISGETILGSLASGQYDGSVMGSAANSVAFAAPVEEASVLSNISFDDMFYGTIPGSVAETSALLVILGAIILIATKVGSWRIILGGIIGGLAMGAIFNFFGNLGNDFITNLVESGAITLDQVYNDAGAVAGLGLSGWDATLMELGTNQLINFPFWQHMVVGSILFGVVFMATDPVSAAQTFKGKWIYGILIGFFGIMIRIFNPAYPEGIMLAILLMNVFAPTIDHYVVQANVGKRKKRLKKAQAQLQTA, encoded by the coding sequence ATGAATTGGGTAAGAGCTAAATTAGATCAGGCTAGAAAGCCTTTCGAACCTGGAGAGAAATATGAAAAGTTTGCTCCAGCAATCAATGCGTTCGATACATTTCTTTTCACACCTAACCACACAACCAAAAAAGGTGCTCACATACGTGACGTTGTGGACTTGAAGCGCACCATGATTACTGTGGTGTTGGCTTTGATTCCAGCGCTACTATTTGGTATGTGGAACACAGGTGCGCAATACCTATATCAAGAAAGAGGTCTTGCTAGTGTTATGGATGTGCCGTTTTGGGACGCTTTTATTGAAGGCGCTATTTTGGTAATGCCATTGATCATCGTTTCCTACGTTGTAGGTCTTACGATTGAATTCATCTTTGCGATTTATCGTGGTCATGAAGTGAATGAAGGTTACCTGGTAACTGGATTGTTGATCCCAATGATTTTCCCAGTAGATATTCCATTATGGATGCTAGCGTTGTCTGTAGCATTTGCCGTACTCATTGGTAAAGAAGCTTTTGGAGGTACGGGAATGAATATTTTGAACCCAGCATTGACGGCAAGAGCATTTGCATTCTTTGCATATCCTCTTTACATGTCAGGTAATGCGATATGGGTACATGAAGGTAGCACGGACGCCATTTCAGGTGAGACGATTTTAGGATCATTGGCTAGTGGTCAATACGACGGTAGCGTGATGGGATCTGCTGCAAACTCGGTAGCATTTGCTGCACCGGTAGAAGAGGCATCAGTGCTCTCAAATATTAGTTTTGATGATATGTTTTATGGTACGATTCCAGGATCCGTGGCAGAAACTTCTGCATTACTAGTTATTCTAGGTGCCATTATATTAATAGCGACCAAAGTAGGTAGCTGGAGAATCATTTTAGGTGGTATCATAGGTGGTCTTGCCATGGGCGCGATATTTAACTTCTTTGGTAATTTGGGTAACGATTTTATCACCAATCTTGTAGAAAGTGGTGCTATCACATTGGATCAGGTTTACAATGATGCTGGTGCCGTTGCAGGTCTAGGATTATCTGGATGGGACGCAACACTTATGGAATTAGGAACAAATCAGTTAATCAACTTCCCATTCTGGCAGCATATGGTTGTAGGTAGTATCTTGTTTGGTGTGGTCTTTATGGCTACTGATCCAGTGAGTGCTGCACAAACCTTTAAGGGAAAATGGATCTATGGTATCTTGATTGGTTTCTTTGGTATCATGATACGCATATTCAATCCAGCATATCCTGAAGGAATCATGCTCGCTATTCTATTAATGAATGTATTTGCACCTACGATTGATCATTATGTTGTTCAAGCAAACGTGGGTAAGCGCAAAAAACGCTTGAAAAAAGCTCAAGCACAACTTCAAACAGCTTAA
- a CDS encoding Na(+)-translocating NADH-quinone reductase subunit A — protein MSKDIRIRKGLDLKLKGEAGHKLVTAPRSSVYAVKPPDFHAVVPKLILKEGAAVKAGEIIFYSKYDEAVKFAAPVSGTISEIVRGAKRRVMEVRIQADASDTFYEHGSMDPLQADPTAVRTRLLESGCWPFIIQRPYDIVAGPEDTPKAIFISAYTSAPLAGDVDFILKDRKEAFQAGVNALSRLTEGKVHLCIGKKSNLSDIKNVEVHKVKGPHPAGNVGVQIHKLDPINFGEKVWAVGAEDVATIGNLFLTGKFDAVRTVALAGTEVAEEKRHYYTTKIGAKVSDLVGEVNTQETRIISGDVLTGDQINNDQYLNYYHNTVTLIPEGNEYAFLGWLPFTRNDVPSISGTSLSWLTGGKSKVNTNLNGEERALVVTGEMEEVMPMNIYPMQLIKACMAGDIESMENLGIYEVAPEDFALIDYVNTSKIEAQEIIRLGLDLMITEVG, from the coding sequence ATGTCAAAAGACATTCGAATAAGAAAAGGGCTTGATCTCAAGCTAAAAGGTGAGGCAGGCCATAAGCTTGTCACCGCACCGCGTTCCAGTGTTTATGCTGTGAAACCACCCGATTTTCATGCTGTTGTACCTAAGTTGATTTTGAAAGAAGGAGCAGCTGTAAAAGCTGGCGAAATTATCTTCTATTCAAAGTATGATGAGGCTGTAAAATTTGCAGCACCAGTAAGCGGTACTATTAGTGAGATCGTGCGAGGTGCAAAACGTCGCGTAATGGAAGTGCGTATTCAAGCTGATGCGAGTGACACTTTTTACGAGCATGGATCCATGGATCCATTGCAAGCTGATCCTACTGCAGTACGCACAAGATTATTAGAAAGCGGTTGCTGGCCGTTTATCATCCAAAGACCGTACGATATTGTCGCTGGTCCAGAAGATACTCCTAAAGCAATATTTATTTCGGCCTATACCAGCGCACCACTTGCTGGTGATGTTGATTTTATTCTCAAGGATAGAAAAGAAGCCTTTCAAGCAGGTGTGAATGCACTGTCTAGATTGACAGAAGGTAAAGTTCATTTGTGTATAGGTAAAAAATCAAACCTTAGCGATATTAAGAATGTTGAGGTTCATAAAGTGAAAGGGCCGCATCCAGCAGGAAACGTAGGTGTTCAAATCCACAAACTGGATCCTATCAATTTTGGTGAGAAAGTTTGGGCTGTTGGCGCAGAAGATGTTGCAACCATCGGTAATTTATTCTTAACAGGTAAGTTTGATGCAGTGCGCACGGTAGCTCTTGCAGGAACTGAGGTTGCTGAGGAAAAGAGACATTATTATACGACCAAAATTGGCGCAAAAGTTTCTGATCTGGTTGGTGAAGTAAATACTCAGGAAACTAGAATAATTTCTGGTGATGTTTTGACAGGCGACCAGATTAATAACGACCAGTATCTTAACTATTACCACAACACGGTAACACTCATTCCAGAAGGTAATGAATATGCTTTTCTAGGATGGTTGCCATTTACCCGAAATGATGTACCGTCAATTTCTGGAACCTCATTGTCATGGTTAACTGGTGGTAAGAGTAAAGTGAATACAAATCTTAATGGTGAGGAAAGAGCGCTGGTAGTGACTGGCGAGATGGAAGAGGTGATGCCTATGAATATTTATCCTATGCAATTGATTAAGGCCTGCATGGCTGGAGACATCGAGAGTATGGAGAACTTAGGTATCTATGAGGTGGCACCAGAAGATTTTGCATTAATAGATTATGTGAACACATCAAAGATCGAGGCGCAAGAAATTATACGTCTAGGTCTAGACTTAATGATAACCGAAGTAGGATAA
- a CDS encoding type IX secretion system plug protein: MKYLIFTVIFFLTVPPISAQEMDELVNDPEFIKTVTLNRPAENMFPIYKLGERINLSFDDITAQEDDYYYQIEHYDYNWEPSALYKNEFMTGVDDQRIINYRNSFTTLQAYSHYELSIPNRWTEALTRSGNYMIHIYNDDRELLFSRKFMIVEPRATVGVQIRRARDLEYVNTQQRVQFFVDSKEINFINPAQNLKVAIIQNLDLESAVYGLEPQFNLGNRQEYNYDGPASFWAGNEYLNFESRDFRAPNNNIDFVKLGELYNTHLYIDRSRFLDEYTYNPDINGGFLVSTVTNEDNDIQAEYTKVHFTMDPGIVLPEGTSVFVSGNYNGYQLQEENLMVHDEVRNLYTTTMLMKQGFYNYIYRAYDANGEEIPGLISGNKWPTENLYTVLAYYREPGGRYDRLIGIGAGNSANITN; the protein is encoded by the coding sequence ATGAAGTATTTAATCTTTACTGTTATTTTCTTTTTGACAGTTCCGCCTATTTCTGCACAGGAAATGGATGAATTGGTCAATGATCCCGAATTCATAAAAACCGTTACACTCAATCGCCCTGCGGAAAATATGTTCCCGATCTACAAATTAGGTGAGCGCATAAATCTGTCATTTGATGACATTACAGCGCAGGAAGATGATTACTACTATCAGATTGAGCATTATGATTATAATTGGGAGCCCAGTGCGCTTTACAAGAACGAATTTATGACAGGTGTTGACGATCAGCGCATTATAAATTACCGCAATTCGTTTACCACACTGCAAGCCTACAGTCATTATGAGTTAAGCATTCCCAATCGATGGACTGAGGCATTGACACGATCAGGAAATTACATGATCCACATCTATAATGATGATCGTGAACTATTGTTCTCACGCAAATTTATGATTGTTGAACCTAGAGCCACCGTAGGTGTACAAATACGTAGAGCGCGTGACCTAGAATACGTCAACACACAACAGCGCGTTCAGTTTTTTGTAGACTCAAAAGAGATCAACTTTATCAATCCTGCACAAAATCTTAAGGTTGCTATCATACAAAATCTTGATCTAGAATCGGCGGTTTACGGTCTAGAGCCTCAATTCAATCTAGGTAATAGGCAGGAATACAATTATGATGGACCAGCATCTTTTTGGGCTGGTAATGAGTATTTGAATTTTGAAAGTAGGGATTTTAGGGCGCCTAACAACAATATTGATTTTGTCAAACTAGGCGAGCTTTACAACACCCATCTTTACATCGACCGATCAAGATTTTTGGATGAATACACATACAATCCAGATATCAACGGTGGTTTTCTAGTGAGTACAGTTACTAATGAGGACAACGACATCCAGGCAGAATATACTAAGGTTCATTTTACCATGGATCCAGGCATCGTCCTGCCTGAAGGTACAAGCGTTTTTGTTTCTGGAAACTATAATGGCTATCAATTACAGGAAGAAAATCTCATGGTGCATGATGAAGTAAGAAATCTATACACCACGACAATGCTCATGAAGCAAGGTTTTTACAACTACATTTATAGAGCCTATGATGCAAATGGCGAGGAAATACCAGGATTGATTTCTGGCAATAAATGGCCTACCGAAAATCTTTACACAGTACTCGCCTACTATCGCGAGCCAGGTGGCCGTTATGATCGACTTATAGGAATAGGTGCTGGAAATAGCGCAAACATTACCAATTAA
- a CDS encoding DUF3667 domain-containing protein, whose amino-acid sequence MKHPVRSLPQYRSTHCLNCETPLEDVDKYCHQCGQLNSKKRLALSDFFSELFANFISYDNRIWRTISGILFKPGKVTQEYCAGKRVHYANPFRFFLSVTIVFFLLGQLFLNWDDDFTEFVEGMNEGIEKGMEQAQSDANLLELVRRRDSLESQGNRIAAGVLTEVIDDIELQPDSTQAIPKYATQQQLDEKNYLYKYLAQTDDYKTHAERNPAMNINQALISLDHEVTDLNRSRYRKARRFNALEKQPYQLVEMVVPKIPLFLFFFAPAISLFLWLVYIRRDYNYMEHMVFTFHVFTFFFLSLFILLGMVSLSFGWISWEWMSLIILGVLGPFYLYKAMRNFYKQGRFKTIVKFAFLNFVFLVLFTVSASLFVVGSVFIGV is encoded by the coding sequence ATGAAGCATCCAGTAAGATCCTTGCCGCAATACCGCAGCACGCACTGTCTTAATTGCGAGACACCGCTGGAAGATGTGGACAAATATTGCCACCAGTGTGGACAGCTTAATAGTAAGAAGCGACTGGCACTAAGTGATTTTTTCAGTGAATTGTTCGCCAACTTTATCAGCTACGACAACAGGATATGGCGCACGATAAGCGGTATCCTTTTCAAACCAGGTAAGGTCACGCAGGAATACTGCGCAGGCAAGCGCGTTCATTATGCTAATCCATTCCGTTTCTTTTTATCAGTGACGATCGTCTTTTTCTTATTAGGTCAATTGTTTCTTAATTGGGACGATGATTTTACAGAGTTTGTAGAAGGAATGAATGAAGGCATCGAGAAAGGCATGGAACAAGCCCAAAGCGATGCAAATTTATTGGAATTGGTAAGGCGCCGTGATTCGCTAGAGTCTCAAGGCAATCGTATTGCCGCTGGCGTATTGACTGAGGTCATTGACGATATAGAGCTACAACCAGACAGCACTCAAGCGATACCTAAATACGCAACCCAACAGCAGTTAGATGAGAAAAACTATCTCTATAAATACCTCGCTCAAACAGACGATTATAAAACGCATGCAGAACGTAATCCTGCCATGAACATCAATCAGGCACTCATAAGCCTTGATCATGAAGTCACTGATCTTAATCGATCGCGATACAGGAAAGCTCGTCGTTTTAATGCGCTAGAAAAGCAACCCTATCAATTAGTAGAAATGGTGGTACCCAAAATACCATTGTTCCTATTCTTTTTTGCACCAGCCATTAGCCTCTTTTTATGGTTGGTATATATTAGGAGAGACTATAATTATATGGAACACATGGTTTTCACCTTTCACGTGTTTACTTTCTTTTTCCTGAGTCTTTTTATATTGTTAGGTATGGTTAGTCTATCCTTCGGTTGGATCTCTTGGGAATGGATGAGCCTAATCATCTTAGGCGTTCTAGGGCCTTTTTACCTCTACAAAGCCATGCGCAATTTTTACAAACAAGGCAGATTTAAGACCATTGTCAAGTTTGCATTTTTAAATTTTGTATTTTTAGTGCTATTCACAGTAAGCGCCAGCCTATTTGTCGTGGGCAGCGTGTTTATAGGAGTCTGA
- the apaG gene encoding Co2+/Mg2+ efflux protein ApaG produces MLQQVTRGIKISVQTSFQGTFYKNYKMHFAFGYQITIENQSKDSVQLNSRQWKIQDSLNNTQVVTGEGVIGKKPVLKPGESHSYESGCLLASSFGNMSGFYNMVNLTSTRQFTVFVPSFKLSAPFALN; encoded by the coding sequence ATGTTACAACAGGTTACCAGAGGCATCAAGATATCGGTGCAAACGAGTTTTCAGGGTACATTTTATAAGAATTATAAGATGCACTTTGCCTTTGGGTACCAGATTACTATTGAGAACCAAAGCAAGGACAGCGTGCAGCTCAACTCACGCCAGTGGAAGATTCAAGACAGTTTGAACAACACACAGGTCGTCACCGGTGAAGGCGTGATAGGCAAGAAACCAGTCCTTAAACCAGGTGAGTCTCACAGTTATGAGAGCGGTTGTTTACTAGCGTCATCCTTTGGCAACATGAGCGGCTTTTACAATATGGTTAACCTCACTTCTACACGGCAATTCACTGTTTTTGTCCCTAGCTTTAAGCTTAGTGCACCGTTTGCGCTTAATTAG
- the pruA gene encoding L-glutamate gamma-semialdehyde dehydrogenase — MGKGFFNVPVAVNEPILSYAPGTHEREEVLRAYQEFYATQTAVPLYIGDEEITTKDTGEIRPPHDHQNVVGTYSRAGKKEVKKAIKVALEARKEWSKLPWEQRAGIFLKAAELIAGPYRARINAATMVNQSKTVFQAEIDAACELIDFLRFNVEYMTEIYAEQPESTSGAWNRLEYRPLEGFIYCISPFNFTAIAGNLPASAALMGNVTVWKPSDHQMLSANVIMEVFKEAGVPDGVINMVNADPVMMTKEVLGHEDFAGVHFTGSTTVFKGLWEQIGKNIHKYKTYPRIVGETGGKDFIVAHKTAIPQQVATAITRGAFEFQGQKCSAASRAYISESIWADVKEALGKDLESITMGSPGDMSNFMTAVIHEGSFDKLAKYIDAAKKSKKAEVIFGGGYDKSEGYFIEPTVIVTTDPNYETMETELFGPVITIYVYKDKNWEETLKLVDETSIYALTGAVLSQDRYALSQATDALQNCAGNFYLNDKPTGAVVGQQPFGGARASGTNDKAGSKLNLLRWVSPRMIKETFVTPTDYRYPFLGE, encoded by the coding sequence ATGGGAAAAGGATTTTTCAATGTACCCGTAGCGGTCAATGAACCTATATTATCATATGCGCCAGGCACTCACGAGCGAGAAGAAGTATTGCGCGCTTATCAAGAATTTTATGCCACACAAACCGCGGTGCCTTTGTACATAGGCGACGAGGAAATCACCACCAAGGACACTGGCGAGATACGACCACCGCACGATCACCAAAACGTTGTTGGAACCTACAGCCGTGCAGGTAAAAAAGAAGTGAAAAAAGCGATTAAGGTTGCGCTGGAAGCTCGTAAGGAATGGTCAAAATTACCATGGGAACAGCGCGCAGGAATCTTCCTAAAAGCTGCAGAACTCATCGCTGGACCTTACCGTGCTCGCATTAATGCCGCAACCATGGTCAACCAGTCAAAAACCGTTTTTCAAGCAGAAATCGACGCGGCCTGTGAGCTGATCGACTTCTTGAGATTTAATGTGGAGTACATGACCGAGATCTATGCAGAGCAGCCAGAATCTACAAGCGGTGCGTGGAACAGACTAGAATACAGACCGCTGGAAGGATTTATCTACTGTATAAGTCCCTTCAACTTTACGGCTATTGCTGGAAACTTGCCAGCGAGTGCAGCTTTGATGGGTAATGTGACCGTATGGAAACCTAGTGACCACCAGATGCTGAGCGCTAATGTGATCATGGAAGTATTTAAAGAAGCTGGCGTGCCAGATGGCGTGATCAATATGGTGAATGCAGATCCAGTGATGATGACCAAAGAAGTTTTGGGTCATGAGGATTTTGCTGGAGTTCACTTTACAGGTTCTACAACTGTTTTTAAAGGTTTGTGGGAACAAATAGGTAAGAATATTCATAAGTACAAAACCTATCCGCGTATTGTAGGTGAGACTGGTGGTAAAGACTTTATCGTAGCGCACAAAACTGCCATACCACAACAAGTTGCCACGGCAATTACACGCGGTGCCTTTGAATTCCAAGGTCAAAAATGTAGTGCCGCATCACGTGCTTATATATCTGAAAGTATATGGGCTGACGTGAAAGAAGCGCTAGGAAAAGATCTAGAAAGCATCACGATGGGATCGCCAGGTGACATGAGCAACTTCATGACTGCCGTGATTCATGAAGGATCGTTTGACAAGCTGGCCAAGTATATCGATGCTGCCAAAAAAAGTAAAAAAGCTGAAGTGATTTTTGGAGGTGGTTATGACAAGAGTGAAGGCTACTTTATAGAGCCTACCGTCATCGTGACTACAGATCCTAATTATGAAACCATGGAGACAGAGCTTTTTGGTCCTGTAATTACCATCTATGTTTATAAAGATAAAAATTGGGAAGAGACGTTAAAGCTAGTCGATGAGACCAGTATCTATGCCTTGACAGGTGCGGTGCTATCACAAGATCGTTATGCGCTATCGCAAGCAACTGATGCCTTGCAAAATTGTGCTGGTAACTTCTACCTTAACGATAAGCCTACTGGTGCCGTGGTAGGACAGCAGCCTTTTGGTGGTGCGAGAGCCTCTGGAACTAACGACAAAGCAGGTTCTAAACTTAATCTTCTACGCTGGGTAAGCCCACGTATGATCAAAGAAACTTTCGTCACACCTACGGATTATAGGTATCCGTTTTTGGGTGAGTAG
- a CDS encoding DUF6263 family protein — protein MKKLLLLAFIAITAQTYAQESVLLRTNYNEGDVYTASVVQKQIIGMDGSTDMTILMEMEVTDVAQDTIKTASKITSIDMKMNQGGMVMNYNSDMDEEDLDQTGKMMKTQFDPMMEAVIYSSLDRYGNTLSTKADPALPGMDQFTSGQSSIDFPKEEVSVGSSWTTENTNQGMNVKTTYTVTKIEDGKVYVDLNGVVSGAGTGELKGTADIDIATGATNNDSEIVVTAQGMQVTVISTMEMSKQ, from the coding sequence ATGAAAAAATTATTGCTCCTAGCATTTATTGCGATTACCGCTCAAACCTATGCTCAAGAATCCGTTTTACTGCGTACTAATTATAACGAAGGTGATGTTTATACTGCCAGTGTCGTTCAAAAGCAAATAATAGGAATGGATGGTAGTACCGATATGACGATACTCATGGAAATGGAGGTTACTGATGTTGCTCAAGACACTATAAAAACAGCATCCAAAATCACCTCTATTGATATGAAAATGAATCAAGGTGGAATGGTCATGAATTATAACTCTGACATGGATGAAGAAGACCTTGATCAAACAGGCAAAATGATGAAAACGCAATTTGACCCAATGATGGAAGCGGTCATTTATAGTTCACTTGACAGGTACGGCAACACGTTAAGCACAAAAGCAGATCCTGCACTACCTGGAATGGATCAATTTACCTCTGGACAGAGTTCTATTGATTTCCCTAAAGAAGAAGTAAGCGTAGGTTCTAGCTGGACAACAGAAAACACTAATCAGGGAATGAACGTCAAAACTACCTATACCGTCACCAAAATTGAAGACGGAAAGGTCTATGTTGACTTAAACGGTGTGGTATCTGGCGCAGGAACTGGTGAACTTAAAGGCACAGCCGATATTGACATCGCTACTGGTGCTACAAATAATGATTCTGAAATTGTTGTTACCGCTCAAGGAATGCAGGTAACGGTCATCTCAACAATGGAGATGAGCAAGCAGTAG
- a CDS encoding DUF2971 domain-containing protein, translated as MFKYCSINKYTLENLSNEQIYFSSPSFFNDPFDTFHPASVERLSDKIFVELVTKLWKGRFDQGDLMEIMNKSISLDRYYSFCVDHIDYIFQFDSEHKLVKYRSKKAYLNYLSMIGGNSKELFSEEVFDLLNELKIHLTGVIVNVLNEIRVNKFSKMGISCFSKNSDNLLMWSYYADGHKGICLEFDSTVLPFSKTIEVTYRSEIPNIISDLFFSKESDLQSLMKLATHKSIEWSHEEELRLLHHNNNQKYRYPKGSLKALYFGCKVSDEHFDKIMSIVRQIYPEVRLFKMVPSTTKFILNKREFIYREKSEK; from the coding sequence ATGTTTAAATATTGTTCTATAAATAAATACACATTAGAAAATCTCTCTAACGAGCAGATTTACTTTAGCTCACCTAGTTTCTTTAATGATCCGTTCGATACTTTTCACCCAGCGTCAGTTGAACGATTAAGCGATAAGATATTTGTAGAGCTAGTTACTAAATTATGGAAAGGACGTTTCGATCAAGGAGATTTGATGGAAATAATGAACAAATCAATTTCGCTTGATAGGTATTATTCATTTTGTGTGGATCATATAGATTACATATTTCAATTTGATAGTGAACATAAACTAGTCAAGTATCGAAGCAAAAAAGCCTATTTAAATTATTTGTCGATGATTGGAGGAAATAGTAAAGAACTATTTTCCGAAGAAGTGTTTGATTTGTTAAACGAATTGAAGATTCACCTTACTGGGGTAATTGTAAATGTTCTGAATGAGATTAGAGTCAATAAATTCTCTAAAATGGGAATATCTTGTTTTTCTAAGAATTCTGATAATCTTTTAATGTGGTCGTATTATGCCGATGGACATAAAGGTATATGTCTAGAATTCGACTCTACTGTGCTGCCATTTTCAAAAACAATTGAAGTCACTTATCGATCTGAAATTCCAAATATTATATCTGATTTGTTCTTTTCAAAAGAAAGTGATTTGCAATCCTTGATGAAACTTGCTACCCATAAATCCATTGAATGGTCTCATGAAGAAGAATTAAGGCTTTTACATCATAATAATAATCAGAAATACCGATATCCCAAAGGATCTTTAAAAGCGCTGTACTTCGGATGTAAGGTTAGTGACGAACATTTTGATAAGATAATGAGTATTGTCCGTCAAATATATCCTGAAGTAAGATTATTTAAAATGGTTCCTTCTACAACTAAATTCATTTTAAATAAACGGGAATTTATTTACAGAGAAAAATCTGAAAAGTAA
- the rsmG gene encoding 16S rRNA (guanine(527)-N(7))-methyltransferase RsmG: MSQIIKKHFPHITAKQERQFAQLGDLYKEWNAQINVISRKDIDQLYTRHVLHSLGIVSVVRFRESLPNTPGGTRVLDVGTGGGFPGIPLAIMFPKTKFHLVDSIAKKLKVVDAIVEALGLENVTTEHGRAEKVRGRFDFIVSRAVTNMTDFVSWTRNKVRKDSYHEIENGILYLKGGDLREELKPFKYADVYDLDQVFEDPFFETKKVVHLPL; the protein is encoded by the coding sequence GTGTCACAAATCATCAAAAAACATTTCCCGCATATCACCGCAAAGCAAGAGCGCCAGTTTGCACAACTGGGTGATCTTTATAAAGAGTGGAATGCCCAGATCAATGTGATATCTAGAAAAGACATCGATCAATTATATACCAGGCATGTTTTACACTCGCTGGGAATTGTAAGTGTAGTCCGCTTTCGCGAAAGCTTACCCAATACACCAGGCGGTACAAGAGTACTAGATGTTGGAACTGGTGGTGGCTTCCCAGGAATACCGTTGGCGATCATGTTTCCAAAAACAAAATTTCACCTAGTCGATTCCATTGCTAAAAAACTAAAAGTAGTGGATGCCATAGTAGAAGCACTAGGCCTTGAAAACGTCACAACAGAACATGGTCGAGCCGAAAAAGTACGCGGCAGATTTGACTTTATCGTCTCAAGAGCGGTAACCAACATGACCGATTTTGTAAGCTGGACTCGCAATAAGGTGCGCAAGGACAGCTACCACGAGATAGAAAACGGAATCTTGTATCTTAAAGGCGGCGACCTACGAGAAGAACTCAAGCCATTCAAATATGCTGATGTCTATGATCTAGACCAAGTATTTGAAGATCCTTTCTTTGAGACTAAAAAAGTAGTGCACTTGCCGTTGTAA